CAACGGCTATCGAGTTAATTGCAGACGGTTCCGTCGACGTTGAGAGCATGGTCGATTTCCATGCACCGCTCTCGGAGGTCTCAGACGCGTTCGAATGCGCTACCGAATCCGATGTCGTCAAAGGGGTGATCGATGTCGTATAGCTAGTTACAGTAAGACGACAGACCCCCACGAAGGACGACCAACGAAATACCGCGTCAGAACATCACGAGGTTGCAGTCTGTTCGAGAAGTCCTTTCATATACCCGATAGCGAATAACCGGCCCATATCTGTATATCCCGCCTGTGTTTCCGCTCGGTCGTCTTCACCGACCATCTTGGGGACGTGATCGGGGCGAATCGGTCCATCGAAGCCGACCTCGCGGTATGCTTCCATCGCCGCCAGCATGTCTGTCGGTCCGTCGTCATGCCACGTCTCCACAAAAGAACGGGCGGACCCCTCGATGTCCCGGAAATGAACGTAGTGAATACGGTTGCCGAGGCGCCGGATCGCCGATTGAACGTCAGTGTCCATCGCAGCGAAGTTTCCTTGACAGAACGTTACTCCGTGATTCGGGCTATCGTACAGATCGAGGACGCGCTCGTAGTTTTCGACCGACGTGATAAGTCGCGGGACGCCACGAACAGGTGATAGAGGCGGGTCGTCAGGATGAAGTGCCATTTTGACGCCAACCTCTTCGGCGACAGGGACGACTTCATCGAGGAAGTACTCGAGATTTTCCCAGAGTTCGCGTTCGCTGATGTCCGCTTCGGGATGATCAACGGCGCGTTCCGTCCACGTATGGTCGTATCCCGACTGTAACGAGCCGCCGCGATCCGGTATCGCGTCTGCAGTTCGGAGAACACCGACTGGATTCTCCGTCCACACCCAACAGTAGATGTCGATATCGAGGCGGCCCATGTTCCTAATTAGTTGCTTGACTGTCTCTATCTCCTCATCACGACCATCTTTACCGAGAACAGTACGTTCCATCGGCGGCCGGTCCTCAACCACATCTAACGACAGTCCGTGGTCAGCGAATCGATTCCGTGTCCGAACTAGTGTATCGTATTCCCACCAGTCGTCCATTCCCCAAAAACGGACGACGCCGCTTTCGATACCAAGTTGTTTCGCGAGTGTCCATCGTCTATCCTGGACTGGTGGTACCATCACCGCTGGGTCCATACTCTGGATTGACCCATCACTACATATATAAATTTGCAAAGCAGGGATAACTATCGGAAAACACTATAAATAGGGATAATTATTTATACTGGGATACTACACATCCAAGCGAGATGGTAGACCCAAGCAAGCGGGATGGCTTGACTAATAGGCGTAGCTTCATCGAAAAGCTGGGTGTCCTCGGCGGAACTGGTGCAGTCAGCAGTCTTGCAGGTTGCGCCAGTCTCAGCACCGGCAGTGATGGACAGACCCTGCTTTTCGGCAGTGTCTATCCGAGCGGACATGTCATCAACGAAATGGCAATCGACTGGGCCGACTCGATCCGTGAGGAGACCGACGGCCGCGTCGATATCACGATTGACGAAGGGTTCGGCGGTGAGCGAGAGGTGATGGAACAGACATCGATCGGCGCGATCGAGGGAACGCTCATCGGTGCTACGTGGGTCCTCCAACAGGCGCCGTCCCGTTACTGGGTGGAATCCCCATTCGTCTTCGACAGTTGGGAACAGCAGCGACGAGCGTACATGAGCGACTATCTCGACGAGGCACGAGAAAATCTCAAATCCGAGGCAAACCAGCGAGTCGTCGGTCCGCCAGTCTACCGCGGATTCCGTCACACGACTGGTAATCAAGGGTTCCAGACGCCAAGCGACATCGAGGGAGTAAACATCCGAATTCCCGAAGTGGATCCCTGGCTTAACGTGTGGGAGGGGATCGGAGCAGCCCCGACTACTATCTCTTTCGACGAACTGTATAGTTCTCTGCAGCAAGGCGTCGTCGATGCTCAAGAGAATCCCGCCGAAACGGTCAACTCGTACTCACTCTATGAGGTACAGAGCCACATTACGAAGACATCTCATCTAGCATCGACCGGCTGGTTTACGTTCAGCGAAGACGCTTGGTCGTCGATGAGTGACGACGATCGGGAACTCGTCGAAGAGACGCTGACTGATTCTATTGAAGAACTGAGTGCAGACATTGAGCAAAGTGAGTCCGAAGCACTTGATGAACTTGAAGACGGGGGTATGGAGGTCGTTGAACCTGATCGGGATGCCTGGCTCTCGGCTGCCGAACCGGTTCTTGAAGAACTATTCGAAAACCAGTGGGAGCCGTCCTTAGACGAGGTTAGGAATATTTAATAGCGTGGTTATATAGCACAGGACAATGCTCGGTAAATATCAATTTAAGGCGAAACAAGCTAACCGACTTTTGACAGCAATTACGCTGGGTATCTTCACCGTCATGATTGCTGTCGTCGGATTACAGATGCTTGCACGGTGGGTGATCGGACCGCTGTTCGGTATTTACCTTCCGTGGACGTCGAGCCTGTCGCGTCTATTGTTGATTTGCCTCACATTCGTTGGCGCTGCGATTGCGAGCCGTGAGCGGGAACACGTAACAGTCAACCTTCTGATGAAATACTTGTCTCCACGGGCCGCAAGAGCACTCGCCATCGCCCAATCACTCCTCGTTATCGGATTCCTCGTCGTCTTACTGCACGGTGCCGTGGCAATGTATGACCTTACGGTAGATCGAACGTTCGGTGCCCTGCCAACGTACCCCATGTTAACAAATGAGTGGCTGTACGTCTATGTGATTATCGGCGGGATCTTGATGCTCATATACGTACTTCGTGACATCGTTTCCGCCCTCGTCGGCAACGAAGCCCTACTACACTCAGAAACTAAAAGATGAAATACGATAATTCGCAGTCATCAGCGAGTCAGCCAACGTCCACAACACAGACACGTTGTTACAGTAACAATACC
This is a stretch of genomic DNA from Natrinema salifodinae. It encodes these proteins:
- a CDS encoding TRAP transporter small permease, with product MLGKYQFKAKQANRLLTAITLGIFTVMIAVVGLQMLARWVIGPLFGIYLPWTSSLSRLLLICLTFVGAAIASREREHVTVNLLMKYLSPRAARALAIAQSLLVIGFLVVLLHGAVAMYDLTVDRTFGALPTYPMLTNEWLYVYVIIGGILMLIYVLRDIVSALVGNEALLHSETKR
- a CDS encoding mannonate dehydratase, which gives rise to MDPAVMVPPVQDRRWTLAKQLGIESGVVRFWGMDDWWEYDTLVRTRNRFADHGLSLDVVEDRPPMERTVLGKDGRDEEIETVKQLIRNMGRLDIDIYCWVWTENPVGVLRTADAIPDRGGSLQSGYDHTWTERAVDHPEADISERELWENLEYFLDEVVPVAEEVGVKMALHPDDPPLSPVRGVPRLITSVENYERVLDLYDSPNHGVTFCQGNFAAMDTDVQSAIRRLGNRIHYVHFRDIEGSARSFVETWHDDGPTDMLAAMEAYREVGFDGPIRPDHVPKMVGEDDRAETQAGYTDMGRLFAIGYMKGLLEQTATS
- a CDS encoding TRAP transporter substrate-binding protein, with amino-acid sequence MVDPSKRDGLTNRRSFIEKLGVLGGTGAVSSLAGCASLSTGSDGQTLLFGSVYPSGHVINEMAIDWADSIREETDGRVDITIDEGFGGEREVMEQTSIGAIEGTLIGATWVLQQAPSRYWVESPFVFDSWEQQRRAYMSDYLDEARENLKSEANQRVVGPPVYRGFRHTTGNQGFQTPSDIEGVNIRIPEVDPWLNVWEGIGAAPTTISFDELYSSLQQGVVDAQENPAETVNSYSLYEVQSHITKTSHLASTGWFTFSEDAWSSMSDDDRELVEETLTDSIEELSADIEQSESEALDELEDGGMEVVEPDRDAWLSAAEPVLEELFENQWEPSLDEVRNI